The Negativicutes bacterium sequence ATAACAAGCTTCCAGAGCAAGTTTCCCCATGTAGTTGCCGCCGGCACGGCCGATGCGGAATTTTTTATATTTCTCTCTGAGTTCCGCATTGGGAATCACAATGTAAGAAGTCCGCAAGCCAGCCAGATTGAAGGTTTTGGAACCGGCAAACATGACTGCCATGCGCTGTTCAATTTCCGGACCCAAAGTGCCGACAGTATGATGTTTCACACCGCTGCGGAGAATGTCAAAGTGAATCTCATCAGAGATTAAATAACAATCGTGTTCCAGCAGAATTGAAGTCAGCTTCTGCAGCTCCTCTAAAGACCAGACGCGGCCGGTCGCATTATGCGGAGAGCAGAGTAAAAATACTTTTGGTTTGGGCTGAGCAGTCTGGAACAGGCTCTGCAGCTGTTCAAAATCCATTTCATAGCGTTCACCGTTAAACTTGAGTGGATTCAAAACAATATTGCAGCCGCTGTTTTTGGTATTGGAATAAAAAGGCGGATAAACCGGATTCTGAAGAATCACGGAATCGCCGGGCTTGGTCATCACCGACAAAGCGCTGAAGCAGCCATCCATCACGCCGCTGTTAAAATCAATCCAGTCGGCTTCCACCTGCCAGCCAAAGCGGCTGCTGAGCCAGTTTTGTATGGCCGGGATCAGGCTTTTTCTGTCCGTGCTGTAACCGTAAGCGCCGTGTTCAACATAGGCTTTCAAAGCGTCGATGGCAGGCTGGCAGGTAGCAAAATCACTGTCGGCCACCGGCATCGGCAGCAAATCTCC is a genomic window containing:
- a CDS encoding PatB family C-S lyase; translation: MKYDFNQFLDRRPWNSSKWNKNSRPYQKGDLLPMPVADSDFATCQPAIDALKAYVEHGAYGYSTDRKSLIPAIQNWLSSRFGWQVEADWIDFNSGVMDGCFSALSVMTKPGDSVILQNPVYPPFYSNTKNSGCNIVLNPLKFNGERYEMDFEQLQSLFQTAQPKPKVFLLCSPHNATGRVWSLEELQKLTSILLEHDCYLISDEIHFDILRSGVKHHTVGTLGPEIEQRMAVMFAGSKTFNLAGLRTSYIVIPNAELREKYKKFRIGRAGGNYMGKLALEACYTDGVEWLDQMNAHIDANLAYMVQAINSRCAPLRCVLPEGTYLLWVDCRGLKKSQPELMEWLLQDLQLVFNDGTTFGEGGEGFIRVNVACPRQLVEEAVERLESGIQKLNLK